One window from the genome of Streptomyces sp. NBC_01476 encodes:
- a CDS encoding right-handed parallel beta-helix repeat-containing protein — translation MTAGMRVAARGWGTYRTITAAVREAEPGAVVSIQAGTYTECVVLDRDVTLVAEKGASSVRVVGVRGPALAVHGAGGTVRGLVLEGSGGEPAVSVTAGSVLIVDCEITGGGVQVSGTATPVIRDCELHHTGQIGLYLAGDSRSVVESTTIADVDAVGILVDHGAAPSLNRVTVTRTGGHGIRVTGSARGTFDNCAVTHTGVTAVAVDGSARPLLRGCHISDSAAGGVLVTGTAGSEVVNGTVAEQTADEGPSAGGEFGVSLRGCEIARTAQDGVHVTGRAVTSFVGCRVSDIKAAGIVAGESSRMRLEDTTTTDTAGSGLAARGEARVDVRAGGFARSGANGVYVSDAAELTLVGCAVTDATYTAVHAGGTSRVTLRDSQVRGTPEHGLHITGDALMTLTGVEIGDAALCGISVDGGDLAARNCIISKVATGVRLSTDHRPLIDDCDITSCTGVGLDIAAAGIVTDTRISDTGATGVFIRESAAAWLTDCSITDTKGTGLVVQADAAPRVRGVAIARTAKNGLYVAASGAGRFENCDIGATGYPAVYVGSEAAPLLRGCFFHDMDEDLKMEEDAAATVESCRSQDVKVPTLPEDATAVSVPWGAVAGAPGPGGPAPGVPATAAGAGQTASDSAESLTEVLDELHGLVGLEGVKTDVSTMVKVMQMVRQRTEAGLAAPPLSRHLVFAGNSGTGKTTVARLYGRILAAVGLLSRGHLVEADRGSLVGEYVGHTAPKTTAIFRRALGGVLFIDEAYALTPGGQSADYGKEAISTLVKLMEDYRDDVVVIVAGYPDEMEGFVDANPGLASRFTRTLVFDDYDGEELSQIVEWNARQHEYELPEDTLVALLDYFASLVRDDRFGNGRTARQTFQRMTERHAQRVVDLIAPTTEDLVTLLPEDLPPVK, via the coding sequence ATGACGGCCGGGATGCGGGTGGCCGCCCGCGGCTGGGGGACGTACCGGACGATCACCGCGGCCGTGCGTGAGGCGGAACCGGGCGCTGTGGTGTCCATCCAGGCGGGCACCTACACGGAGTGCGTCGTCCTGGACCGGGATGTGACGCTGGTCGCTGAGAAGGGTGCCTCCTCGGTGCGCGTCGTCGGCGTACGCGGACCCGCGCTCGCCGTGCACGGCGCGGGCGGCACGGTGCGGGGTCTGGTACTCGAGGGCAGCGGCGGCGAACCGGCCGTCTCGGTCACCGCCGGTTCGGTACTGATCGTCGACTGTGAGATCACCGGTGGCGGCGTACAGGTCAGCGGGACCGCGACGCCCGTCATCCGGGACTGCGAACTCCACCACACCGGCCAGATCGGCCTCTACCTCGCTGGCGACAGCCGGTCGGTCGTCGAGAGCACGACCATCGCCGACGTGGACGCCGTGGGAATCCTGGTGGACCACGGCGCCGCGCCGTCGCTGAACCGGGTGACGGTCACGCGGACCGGGGGCCACGGCATCCGCGTCACCGGCTCGGCCCGCGGCACCTTCGACAACTGCGCCGTCACCCACACAGGTGTGACGGCCGTCGCGGTGGACGGCAGCGCCCGTCCCCTGCTGCGCGGCTGCCACATCAGCGACAGCGCGGCCGGCGGGGTGCTCGTCACCGGAACCGCCGGATCCGAGGTGGTCAACGGGACCGTCGCCGAGCAGACCGCGGACGAAGGCCCGTCGGCCGGAGGGGAGTTCGGGGTCTCGCTGCGCGGCTGCGAGATCGCCCGCACGGCACAGGACGGGGTGCACGTCACCGGACGGGCCGTCACCTCCTTCGTCGGCTGCCGGGTCAGCGACATCAAGGCCGCCGGGATCGTCGCCGGTGAGTCGAGCCGGATGCGGCTGGAGGACACCACCACCACCGACACGGCCGGCTCCGGACTCGCGGCGCGCGGCGAGGCGCGGGTCGACGTCCGCGCGGGCGGGTTCGCGCGCTCGGGAGCCAACGGCGTCTACGTGTCGGACGCCGCGGAGCTGACCCTTGTCGGCTGCGCGGTCACCGACGCCACCTACACGGCCGTCCACGCCGGCGGCACCAGCCGGGTGACGCTCCGCGACAGCCAGGTCCGGGGCACCCCCGAACACGGACTGCACATCACCGGGGACGCGTTGATGACCCTGACGGGTGTCGAGATCGGCGACGCCGCGCTCTGTGGCATCTCGGTCGACGGAGGCGACCTGGCGGCACGGAACTGCATCATCTCCAAAGTGGCGACCGGCGTCAGGCTGAGCACGGACCACCGCCCGCTGATCGACGACTGCGACATCACCTCCTGCACCGGAGTGGGCCTGGACATCGCCGCCGCCGGAATCGTCACGGACACCCGGATCAGCGATACGGGCGCGACCGGCGTCTTCATCCGGGAGAGTGCCGCGGCGTGGCTCACCGACTGCTCCATCACCGACACCAAGGGCACCGGCCTGGTGGTGCAGGCCGACGCCGCCCCACGGGTCCGCGGTGTCGCCATCGCCCGTACCGCGAAGAACGGCCTGTACGTCGCCGCGAGCGGCGCCGGGCGCTTCGAGAACTGCGACATCGGCGCGACCGGCTACCCCGCCGTATACGTGGGCAGCGAGGCCGCGCCCTTGCTGCGCGGCTGCTTCTTCCACGACATGGACGAGGACCTGAAGATGGAGGAGGACGCGGCGGCGACCGTCGAATCCTGTCGGAGCCAGGACGTGAAGGTGCCCACCCTGCCCGAGGACGCCACCGCCGTGTCCGTACCGTGGGGAGCCGTGGCGGGAGCTCCGGGGCCGGGAGGTCCCGCTCCCGGTGTGCCGGCGACGGCAGCGGGTGCCGGGCAGACCGCGTCGGACTCGGCCGAGAGCCTCACCGAGGTGCTGGACGAGTTGCATGGCCTGGTCGGTCTGGAGGGCGTCAAGACCGACGTCAGCACCATGGTCAAGGTGATGCAGATGGTCCGGCAGCGGACCGAGGCCGGGCTCGCCGCGCCGCCGCTCAGTCGGCACCTGGTCTTCGCGGGCAACAGCGGCACCGGCAAGACCACCGTCGCCCGGCTCTACGGCCGTATCCTCGCCGCGGTGGGGCTGCTCTCCCGGGGGCACCTGGTGGAGGCGGACCGCGGCTCCCTGGTCGGTGAGTACGTCGGGCACACCGCGCCCAAGACCACCGCCATTTTCCGGCGCGCGCTGGGCGGGGTGCTGTTCATCGACGAGGCGTACGCGCTCACCCCCGGCGGCCAGAGCGCCGACTACGGGAAGGAGGCCATCTCCACCCTGGTCAAACTGATGGAGGACTACCGCGACGACGTGGTGGTCATCGTCGCCGGGTACCCCGACGAGATGGAGGGTTTCGTCGACGCCAACCCGGGCCTGGCGTCACGGTTCACCCGGACCCTGGTCTTCGACGACTACGACGGCGAGGAGCTGTCCCAGATCGTCGAGTGGAACGCGCGGCAGCACGAGTACGAGCTGCCCGAGGACACCCTGGTCGCGCTGCTCGACTACTTCGCCTCGCTGGTGCGCGACGACCGGTTCGGCAACGGCCGTACCGCCCGGCAGACCTTCCAGCGGATGACCGAGAGGCACGCCCAGCGGGTGGTCGACCTCATCGCGCCGACGACCGAGGACCTGGTGACCCTGCTCCCGGAGGACCTGCCGCCGGTGAAGTGA